The Paenibacillus sp. MBLB1832 genome has a window encoding:
- the carB gene encoding carbamoyl-phosphate synthase large subunit, translating to MPKNNTLKKILVIGSGPIVIGQAAEFDYAGTQACQALKEEGMEVVLINSNPATIMTDTNMADKVYIEPITLEFVTQIIRQERPDGLLPTLGGQTGLNMAVELARAGVLESENVKLLGTQLTAIEKAEDRDLFRDLMRELEQPVPDSVIVTTVAQAVDFANEIGFPIIVRPAYTLGGTGGGICNTMEELTDIVASGIRYSPIGQCLVERSIAGMKEVEYEVMRDANDNCIVVCNMENFDPVGVHTGDSIVVAPSQTLSDREYQMLRSASLKIIRALNIEGGCNVQYALDPHSFQYYVIEVNPRVSRSSALASKATGYPIAKMAAKIAIGYTLDELVNPVTGQTYACFEPALDYIVSKIPRWPFDKFTAANRKLGTQMKATGEVMAIGRTFEESIHKAIRSLEIGVHRLFLKETDLLDKETLELRLQKPDDERLFLLAEAFRRGYTVEQLQDITKIDWWFLNKLSALIAYEAEIAAKDLTAELIFEIKRKGFTDRAVAEIRTLAGCSTFTKEAEVRAFRLQQNIKPVFKMVDTCAAEFEASTPYYYSTYEQEDEVTETTKEKVVVLGSGPIRIGQGIEFDYSTVHAVWAIQAAGYEAVIINNNPETVSTDFNTSDRLYFEPLFFEDVMNVIEREQPIGVIVQFGGQTAINLAAPLHKAGVRILGSDLESIDTAEDRKKFEALLSKLAIAQPPGGTVTSVDQAVGTAAKFGYPVIVRPSYVLGGRAMEIVYSDQELLNYMDYAVKINPEHPVLIDRYMLGKEVEVDAICDRETVLIPGIMEHVERAGVHSGDSIAVYPPQSISDEIKAQIIDITTKIGLELNVVGLVNIQFVIHNDQVYVIEVNPRSSRTVPFLSKVTNIPMANVATRVIMGQKLADMGYQSGLWPEDNYVSVKVPVFSFAKLRRVDTTLGPEMKSTGEVMGRDVNFAKALYKGLIGAGMKIPAAGSVVVTVADKDKEEAIEILKGFYRLGYKLIATGGTAEAIEAAGLPVTTVHKLSEGSPNILDLIRSGDAQFVVNTLTKGKTPERDGFRIRREAVENGVVCMTSLDTVRALVNMLEAINFSSRAMPIYA from the coding sequence ATGCCAAAAAATAATACACTCAAAAAGATTCTCGTTATCGGTTCTGGTCCAATCGTTATTGGTCAAGCGGCAGAGTTCGATTACGCAGGTACGCAAGCTTGCCAAGCCTTGAAAGAAGAGGGCATGGAAGTTGTTTTGATCAACAGTAACCCAGCTACAATTATGACGGATACGAATATGGCGGATAAAGTCTATATCGAGCCGATTACTTTAGAATTTGTTACGCAAATCATTCGTCAAGAGCGTCCAGATGGTTTGCTTCCAACACTTGGTGGGCAAACGGGTCTGAATATGGCGGTTGAGCTTGCTCGTGCAGGCGTACTTGAAAGCGAGAATGTGAAGCTTTTAGGAACACAACTAACAGCGATTGAGAAGGCGGAAGATCGTGACCTTTTCAGAGACTTGATGAGAGAGCTGGAGCAACCAGTACCAGACAGCGTTATCGTAACAACAGTTGCGCAAGCGGTTGATTTTGCCAATGAGATCGGGTTCCCTATCATCGTTCGTCCTGCGTACACACTAGGTGGTACAGGCGGCGGTATCTGCAACACGATGGAAGAATTGACAGATATCGTCGCTTCCGGGATTCGTTACAGTCCAATCGGTCAGTGTCTCGTTGAGCGCAGCATCGCAGGGATGAAAGAAGTCGAGTACGAAGTTATGCGTGACGCGAACGACAACTGTATCGTGGTATGTAACATGGAGAACTTTGATCCAGTTGGTGTACATACAGGCGACAGTATCGTTGTGGCGCCAAGCCAAACTCTGTCAGATCGCGAGTACCAAATGCTGCGTTCCGCATCCCTGAAAATCATTCGCGCTTTGAACATCGAAGGTGGATGTAACGTACAGTACGCCTTAGATCCGCACAGCTTCCAATACTATGTGATCGAGGTTAACCCGCGTGTAAGTCGTTCATCGGCACTTGCATCCAAAGCAACGGGCTATCCGATTGCGAAAATGGCAGCGAAAATTGCGATTGGCTACACACTTGACGAGCTCGTTAACCCAGTTACGGGACAAACGTATGCTTGCTTCGAGCCAGCGCTAGACTACATCGTATCCAAAATTCCGCGTTGGCCGTTCGATAAGTTCACAGCGGCAAACCGTAAACTAGGTACACAAATGAAAGCGACTGGCGAAGTCATGGCGATCGGCCGTACGTTCGAAGAGTCCATTCATAAAGCGATTCGTTCCCTTGAAATCGGTGTACACCGCTTGTTCTTGAAAGAAACGGATCTTCTAGATAAAGAGACATTGGAATTACGCTTACAAAAGCCAGATGACGAGCGCTTGTTCTTGCTAGCTGAAGCATTCCGCAGAGGCTATACGGTAGAACAATTGCAAGACATCACGAAAATTGACTGGTGGTTCCTGAACAAATTAAGCGCACTTATCGCGTATGAAGCTGAAATTGCAGCGAAGGATTTGACAGCGGAGCTTATTTTCGAAATCAAACGCAAAGGCTTCACAGACCGCGCAGTTGCGGAAATCCGCACACTGGCTGGCTGTTCCACCTTTACAAAAGAAGCGGAAGTACGAGCATTCCGTTTGCAGCAAAACATTAAGCCTGTGTTTAAAATGGTAGATACCTGTGCAGCTGAGTTCGAAGCTTCAACGCCTTACTACTACTCCACGTATGAGCAAGAAGATGAAGTAACGGAGACAACGAAAGAGAAAGTTGTTGTTCTGGGCTCAGGTCCGATTCGTATCGGTCAAGGGATCGAGTTCGACTACTCCACGGTGCATGCGGTTTGGGCAATCCAAGCAGCGGGCTATGAAGCGGTTATCATCAATAACAACCCAGAAACGGTATCCACAGACTTCAATACATCGGATCGCCTGTACTTCGAGCCATTGTTCTTCGAAGATGTCATGAACGTAATTGAACGTGAGCAACCGATCGGTGTTATCGTTCAATTCGGTGGTCAAACGGCGATTAACTTGGCAGCGCCGCTTCACAAAGCAGGCGTACGCATTCTAGGTTCGGATCTGGAAAGTATCGATACAGCGGAAGATCGTAAGAAATTCGAAGCATTGCTGAGCAAACTAGCCATTGCACAACCTCCAGGCGGTACAGTCACATCGGTTGACCAAGCGGTAGGAACGGCAGCGAAATTCGGATATCCAGTGATCGTAAGACCTTCTTATGTCCTAGGCGGACGTGCGATGGAGATTGTCTACTCCGACCAAGAGTTGCTGAACTATATGGATTACGCGGTTAAAATCAACCCTGAGCACCCAGTCCTCATCGACCGTTATATGCTTGGTAAAGAGGTTGAAGTTGATGCGATCTGTGACCGTGAAACGGTTCTGATTCCAGGAATCATGGAACACGTTGAGCGCGCAGGAGTTCACTCCGGCGACTCCATCGCGGTGTATCCGCCACAATCGATCTCGGATGAGATTAAAGCTCAAATCATCGACATTACGACGAAAATCGGTCTAGAACTGAACGTAGTCGGTCTGGTGAACATCCAGTTCGTTATTCACAACGATCAAGTGTACGTGATCGAGGTTAACCCGCGTTCTTCCAGAACCGTGCCATTCTTGAGCAAAGTAACGAACATTCCAATGGCGAATGTCGCGACTCGCGTCATCATGGGGCAGAAGCTTGCGGATATGGGTTACCAAAGCGGTCTATGGCCGGAAGACAACTATGTCTCCGTCAAAGTGCCGGTGTTCTCCTTCGCGAAGCTTCGCCGCGTTGATACAACACTTGGACCTGAAATGAAATCCACGGGTGAAGTTATGGGCCGTGATGTGAATTTCGCGAAAGCTCTTTACAAAGGCTTAATCGGCGCAGGTATGAAAATTCCAGCTGCTGGTTCCGTCGTGGTCACCGTAGCGGATAAAGATAAAGAAGAAGCGATTGAGATTTTGAAAGGTTTCTACCGCTTAGGCTACAAACTT